The sequence below is a genomic window from Nostoc flagelliforme CCNUN1.
TACGGGATATGTACCTGGTTTAGTGGCGACAAACCGTAATTCGGTAGGGATACCGGGAAGCGCATCTTGCTTCAGCCTAAAGTTTGGCACCCAGAATGAATGAATTACATCTTGTGCTGAAAGGTTGAGTTGAACATCAGCACCGACGGGTATGTGCAATTCCCCAGAGGTAATGCCACTATCAGGGTAATTAAATAACCAGGCGTACTGTATGCCTTTGACATCAACAACTAAATCGGCTGGTTTATCTAGGTTTTTGGGAGACGCGCCAATACCAATTGTTGGGGCTATTGTTGGGGCAGTTGTTGCTTCTGAGGTATCGCTTAATGTAGCTGCAAGAGCGGTTCCCGACTTATGAGCAACATGAGCTGCTGAATGAGGATGACCCGCAGGCTCAAAACCGCCCATTCGGTTAAAAACATCTACACTGTAGATGCCCAAGCAGAGAACAATCACTGTTGGGATTGCTGTCCAAAAGATTTCTAAGGGAACGTTGCCTTCTACTCGCACACCATCGGTATCATCACCGCGACGGCGACGAAACTGAATCAAAAAAAGTACAATTGTTCCTTCTACCACTAAGAAGAGTGCGATCGCAATGGTAAACATGACGTTGAAAAAACCGTCTACCAAAGGTGCTTGTAACGATGCTTGCACCGGCATCAGAGTGTGATTCTGACCAATCCAAATACTGATTGCTGTAACTACTATCCCAGCAACCAGAGTCCATAGTGAAACAGGAACTTGTTGCATACATGCTACCTGTGTAAACAGTCTTTAAAGGTGTGATTTTCTGGTATTAGGTATTAGGCACTGGGCATTATTATCTATTCCCCATTCCAAGTTCCCTATTCCCTATTCCCTTTTCACTTATTAACTTTCTAACGTGCAGCCATAAAAAATGGGGGAAACTTCCAGATTTTTTCCATATCTTTCCCCCAGAAACTTACAAATTATATTTCAACTCCTATGAAAAAGGTAGCCCCCTGCTCCCAGAAAAGCTAGTTGTTCCAAGAGGGCACTGTTTGTTAGACCTAATATTGATTAGGCTATATTAGCAGCAAGTTTAAATTTGTTAATAACTGACATTTTGCGATTTACGGATTTGTTTACTGTGAACTTTTTATTAGTTACAGTAAATATTTAGTATTCCCCTCAAGTTACCTTGCCTAGCGCATTTGCGCTTTATACAAACAGTGCCTCCTTGAATGAACAACAATTTTGACTAACTTCAAAAACCTTAGTTGTTTAATGCAACATGCGTGTAGCAATTTTTGGGGCAAATCCGTGAACAAGCTTCACAACCAATACAGTTCTCTGGAGAAGTAACTGCCATTACTTTCCGTTCAATTTCTTCATCATCTTCGTCGTCTACAAATTCACCTTCTTCATTGAGCGCCTTCAAACCTAGCACATTGTACCCGCAGACTTTAACACATCTGCCACAGCCGATACATTTATCCTTGTCAATTTCTTGAGCGAATTTTGGTGTCCAAGCTTTACCGCCAAATGTCAAACCTGTTAGCTGTGCCATGAATAATCCTTCGGCAATTTTGCCTTTCAATCTGTTTGTGCATTAATCATCATATTATCCTAATCTTTTATTCGTTTATATTCAAAAATTACTTTTTAGTCATCAAATTCCGATGACTTTGAACACAAAATTACATTGTTTTTGCTTTCAAAGCATAGATAGAATTATTGATAATAATTGTCTAGTTGTAGGGGGCTAAAGTAGCTACTTACTACTGTGTATGGATAATTCTTATTTCCACCAGATACAAATATCTCTATAAAAGTGATGATATTCTTTTTCAAGTATTTTTTTGATTAGTCAGATAAATACACGCAAATAGTAGTGATTGATACAAAAATAAATGTTCGTGAGTTACATTTTTATATATGCAATATGTATTTGAAAAGCCAACAATTTTTGATTTTCCTTTAATTAGTTTATTTAAATAAATGATCACAAAAGAGATAATTATTTTACATCAAGAAAGTAAAGTTAATTATGAAGTAACTGTAAACTTGGTAGCAGAATATTATCATGCATTAAATCTTAAAATCATTAATAAATCAGATGAAATGCAATTACAACAGGTTTAAATGTTTTCTAAAAGCACTTTATGGTTAAAGGTAAAATGTTCATTAAGGTAGAGTTTCAGTAAACCTTAAGATTTTTTTAAAGCTCGACACGAACAAATTAATCATTATTTTTATGAAATGTATAGTTAATAAATAAGTTTTATTCGGCTCGGTTTTAAAGCCTTAAATAGCTTCCAATTGGATGCGAACAATATGGATGTGGGGAGTGAGTGTGGTGAGAAAAGATTATTCCCGCCATAAAGATATATGGTAGCGAGTCATGAATAAACAGGACTCATCCAGGGGAGACCTGAGCCAGACATCTCAACGATTAGAGTGGGAAAAGAGCCAAATGCCTTATACAATTCCTAACAACAGTTGCGTTGGATGTGACAACTGCCGCCCCCAATGTCCTACGGGTGCAATCAGAATAGAGGACAATGAATACTGGATTGATCCTGGTCTTTGTAATAATTGTGAGGGCTATTATTCAGAACCGCAATGTGTAATAGCTTGTCCAACTAATTCTCCGATTCCTTGGCAGTCGAAAAAGGGGAGATGCAAAATAGAACCGAGAGATGCCAGCAGTTTAGATTTGTTTTCTAACGGCAAGAATAATCCATTTGCTTCAGCGATCGCTATTTGGGAAGCTTGTAATGTACTAGCACAACGCACATCGCTACATTGGGAAACCGATGAAGAAGGCTACATAAGTTACAGCCGACAAATCAACCAGGGACGAGGTGCGATCGCTTTTCACATCCAAGATCCATTCAAAGTTAACGACAAGGCCACAGATTTAGCAGCAGTTGAGGGACTTGACATCAGAGCCGCTTGCATACATCTAATTTTTGCAGCTTATGCTACAGCCTTAGATCAACCTTGGGAGCAAGAATTTGCGATCGATGAGCGACAAATTGAGAAATATTTGGGGATGGAGAAACGCAAAGATTTAAGCAAAGCTGCCAAACTAGCTTTAATGAAAAATCTTGTCCAGCAAGCTTGCTCCCTGGTTATCTCCATTGACTGGCCTCAACAAGGCCGAATTAACAGATTCTCTATTACAGGTAGCCGCTTATGGCACTTAGTAGATATTCAGCACCACTTTCAAGAAGACCATCTCGGATGCAAATATCTTATTGGGCTAACTTTTAAAGTAAAAGCAGGTTTATGGGCACAATATTTCTTAAATAAACAAGCATGTAAAGAGCGAACCGCATTCTATCAATACGGCAGTCTTCCCAAAACATTGCTAACCACAGTCATGAGCATTTGGCAGCAACATGAAGGCGCAGTCCGATTAATGCTGTGGTTGCTGTTTAAAACCAAAATGGGCAAGGAACAACGCATTACTATTCCTACCTTGCTGCGTATTGCTTACGGAGAAGAAAAAGTCGCCCTTGCATCCAGACAACGGGAAGAACGTAAACGTCTGCTGCGAACTTTTGAAAGCGATTTGGAAATTCTCAATCACTATGGAATGAAACCACTTTTCGATCCAGTTACCTACCCGCCAGAAATTCAACCTTTATGGGCAAAGTTAGTTGATCTTCCAGAAGATCCAGATGAAGCATTAGAATTTTGGACTAATGACGGTGGTGCTGAAACTCGCCTCACAGACACAGGCCCCCGTGGTAAATGGAATCTGCTCATGAATGCGCGGATTTTGGCTTTTGAACTCCCACCAGAATGGGAACAGCAAATTTCAAAATCGGAAAAAAAGCAACGGCGAACTGCTAAAGCCAAAAAGAAGCCTAGAGCTACAAACGATTTGCTGAGTGAACAGATTTTGCAAGCGCGAAAAAATTTGAATCTTTCCCAAAGAGAATTAGCAAAGCTTACAGGTAAAAGCCAAAGCTGGATTCGAGATATTGAAAATGGCCGTTTAAAAGCCAAATTAGAAGACCAAATACTTTTAAGAAAAGTCTTAAATATGACTTAATCTTGATTCGGAATTTCAACGCAGAGGGGCGCAGAGGGTAACGCAAAGGTACGCAGAGATTTTGTTACGAATTTGTGCAGCATTATACTAAATACAGCAATACTCCGCGTACCTCTGCGCTTCCCTTTGCGCCCCTCTGCGTTTCAAAACTCTCCTCTTTTAAGTACTATAACTCATCACCTTACTAGAAGTAACCCAAAGACTACCCACAGCATATTTAGTAACTACCAACTCTCGTGTAGCATTGCATGAACTCTTCAGTTGTTGAGTCTTAGTTTCATCTCTCACAAGTTTAGCCTGGTAAGTGTAGAGAGAACCAGAAGGTTGTTCAAAACTTAGCTCCCCCAGAATAGTATTATTATCTAAACTTTGCTCCAAAATTTTGCCTGCAACTTTGTAATTAAACCAATCCCATCCATTACAAAGCATTAGTTCTCTTTCCAAAACCTGAAGTGCAGCAGGCAGAATTCCCCAGCCTCTATAGACTTTATTTAAGCATTGAATATCGCCAGTACGAGTCAAAATCGATCTAAATGAATCTATATCTATACGACCGTAATATCTTCCTTCTGGCAAGTCTATAATTGTTGGTGCAAAACGATGTCCACCAAAGTGTGATGATTTCCAAATTCGCACATTATCCAAGCACAAATCAGCGTTCCTTGTTGTAACATTGAAGTAAAAGGGAGCGCCATATCTGGCACAACATTTATCATGGCTACCGTGGGTACAAACTAAAATATCTTTAGTTACAGTGGTTTCTATCTCAGAATTAGAACTGATACCCCATAACCATTTTTGGACAACTGCTGCTACTTGCTCAATATTTGCTAGCTTAAACTCTTTTTTATAGTATCCATTACTTAGACCCTCTTCTTTTTGGTAAATCAGAAGCGTAGTGTGATTTACCTTGTGTGATACATCATTAGCAATTAAAAGAAATCTAATCGGTAGTTTAGCACGCTTCACTTCTTCTACCAAAACCCTCAAATTCTGGGGTACCCATTTGGAATTAAAGGCTTCTGATGTCCAAGGTAAAGGACACTCAACTAAAATATAAGTTTGAGAATTGGTGGCGCTACCAATAACATCTTCTCCTACTTGGTGTGAATCGTCAGAACAAAAAAAAGTATTCATCTCACTGTACTCATTAGCGTATTTTATGGACGAAAGGTATTACAAAATACAATTGTGTTCTTAGCTACAATATCCTTGGCTAAAGGAGATAAAAAAGAACAATATTCATTTCCTAGTTAAAACTAGGTATCCACTTTATAACATCATTACTGATCAAGGTCTTTCCGGTTAATAAAGTCTCCACAATAGAGATAAACAGCATCAAAATAGATTTTTCCGTATGCGCGGCGTTAGTTTTGTATTTAGTTTTATTGTTATTTGGTATCTTGTAAACTTTCACTTGCTGAAGCTCGGCTCTTCTGAAGTTGGTTTCTTTCGCAAAATCAAATATGTTCAATCTTTTGCGATCGCTTAGAGAGTAACAGGCAATCAACTTGCTTACAATATAGATGTAGCTGATATTACAATCAAAAATATTGCTAGCAGCAACATAGTTATTTAAAGTTTTGCTGAATTTTTTTACATAGCTAGTTACAGTTGTTGTTTTTACATATAAACATATAATTTTATGTTGCTTTTGCGAGAAAGATATTCCTAAAAGTAGATGCGAGAACACCTGATAAACAGATAATACTTTGGTAAGCCAATACTGTTTTAAAACTTTTTTATCTGCTTTTAATGTATTTATCCATGTATACATACTGACAATAATTGTCAATTAGTTTAGAAAAAAATAAAAACAATTATATTTGGGGTAAATGCTTTGTGCCCCTTACTTTATACACGATAAGTTAATGAGCAAAATTAGTGACTAATTATTAGCAGCGTCACTAACATCAACATTAACAAACCTGGTATTTACCCTTTTACCTAATCTAACTTCCTGAAGCTGATGTCACGGTTTGATTATATGCCTCTGCCTTGACTGTAACTGAACTCAATACTAAATGCAAGTTTTTGAGAATCTTTCTAGTTTCTTTAGCGTTTTTCGCCTCTAGAAGGTTAGTTAAATCAAGGTTAACGGGCATTTTATAGCGGAAATAGCTCACTTGAGCAAGCATTGATTTTTTCAATACAATAGATAAAGCTTTGCAATTGTAACAAATTATTGTCAGTAAGGGGATACAGCAGCTCCTAGTAATCCAAAGATTTTTAAGTATGGCGATCGCATATTTCTATTTTCATGGAGAATTGAATCATTTTTTACCACGGCATTATAAGCAGGTGAGAATCTCCCATTTTTTTGAGGAGAGGGCGTCAATTAAGGACATGATTGAATCTTTGGGTGTCCCTCATCCAGAAGTTGATTTTATAAATGTTAATGGTGAATATGTAAATTTTTCTTACATAGTTTCGGATGGAGATATTATCAATGTTTATCCAATTTATGCTAAGTCTACTATTATACCAAGCATTTCTGTTATGCCAGAACCGCTTAGTATTATCCGTTTTGTTTTAGATATCCATTTGGGGAAGCTTGCAACATCTCTACGACTTTTAGGTTTTGATACTTTATACCGCAATGACTACGAGGATGAGAAATTAGCCGAGATATCCTACAGCCAAGCACGGATTCTCTTGACTCGTGATAAGGGTCTATTAATGCGTAGTTTGGTAACGTATGGGTATTACGTTAGAAATACTAACCCTCAACAACAAATCGTGGAAGTCTTACAACGCTACGACTTGTTTAAATTAGTCTTACCATTTAAACGGTGTTTGCGCTGCAATGGATTATTAGAACCTGTAGATAAGCAATCCATCGTTGACAAGCTACCAGAAACAGTGCGATCGCAGGTTGATGTATTCCAGCGTTGCCAAGACTGCGATCGCATTTATTGGAAAGGTTCACATTATGAACGATTGCAACAGTTTATTGATGGAGTACTCAACTCACAAAAAGGTGAGTAACTTAGTAATGGCAATATTTAACTACCTGAAATATTGGCACTAATTATTTGACTACCCCCGATTCTAGGATCTTCATCTTCGTTATTTAAATCATCAGGAGTAGGGTTTTGCTTAGTCTCTCCAGTTACTTCTTCAGGTTCAATGGTATCTGCCTCTTGAGCTTTATCGATATCAAGAGAGAGAGGAGCTTCTTTGGCGTGAGAGAAATCGATAAGTGGATTGGGTTGATCGGAAGTCATGAGTTGCTAAATTATACAGTCTTCTTTAGTGTTGAATTTATTTTGCTTGCAAACATCTTTCTTGAGAAATAAACCACCTATTATATAAAGATAAAAAACTATGACATTAATTTTAGCTCTCGATTTTGGCGGAACTAAA
It includes:
- a CDS encoding cytochrome c oxidase subunit II codes for the protein MQQVPVSLWTLVAGIVVTAISIWIGQNHTLMPVQASLQAPLVDGFFNVMFTIAIALFLVVEGTIVLFLIQFRRRRGDDTDGVRVEGNVPLEIFWTAIPTVIVLCLGIYSVDVFNRMGGFEPAGHPHSAAHVAHKSGTALAATLSDTSEATTAPTIAPTIGIGASPKNLDKPADLVVDVKGIQYAWLFNYPDSGITSGELHIPVGADVQLNLSAQDVIHSFWVPNFRLKQDALPGIPTELRFVATKPGTYPVVCAELCGGYHGSMRTQVIVHTPEEYDSWRTENQIAQQQNINQVVAVNPDDLSTSEFLAPHTHEMGISAATLESVVMSH
- the fdxB gene encoding ferredoxin III, nif-specific is translated as MAQLTGLTFGGKAWTPKFAQEIDKDKCIGCGRCVKVCGYNVLGLKALNEEGEFVDDEDDEEIERKVMAVTSPENCIGCEACSRICPKNCYTHVALNN
- a CDS encoding helix-turn-helix domain-containing protein — translated: MPYTIPNNSCVGCDNCRPQCPTGAIRIEDNEYWIDPGLCNNCEGYYSEPQCVIACPTNSPIPWQSKKGRCKIEPRDASSLDLFSNGKNNPFASAIAIWEACNVLAQRTSLHWETDEEGYISYSRQINQGRGAIAFHIQDPFKVNDKATDLAAVEGLDIRAACIHLIFAAYATALDQPWEQEFAIDERQIEKYLGMEKRKDLSKAAKLALMKNLVQQACSLVISIDWPQQGRINRFSITGSRLWHLVDIQHHFQEDHLGCKYLIGLTFKVKAGLWAQYFLNKQACKERTAFYQYGSLPKTLLTTVMSIWQQHEGAVRLMLWLLFKTKMGKEQRITIPTLLRIAYGEEKVALASRQREERKRLLRTFESDLEILNHYGMKPLFDPVTYPPEIQPLWAKLVDLPEDPDEALEFWTNDGGAETRLTDTGPRGKWNLLMNARILAFELPPEWEQQISKSEKKQRRTAKAKKKPRATNDLLSEQILQARKNLNLSQRELAKLTGKSQSWIRDIENGRLKAKLEDQILLRKVLNMT
- a CDS encoding sucrase ferredoxin, translated to MNTFFCSDDSHQVGEDVIGSATNSQTYILVECPLPWTSEAFNSKWVPQNLRVLVEEVKRAKLPIRFLLIANDVSHKVNHTTLLIYQKEEGLSNGYYKKEFKLANIEQVAAVVQKWLWGISSNSEIETTVTKDILVCTHGSHDKCCARYGAPFYFNVTTRNADLCLDNVRIWKSSHFGGHRFAPTIIDLPEGRYYGRIDIDSFRSILTRTGDIQCLNKVYRGWGILPAALQVLERELMLCNGWDWFNYKVAGKILEQSLDNNTILGELSFEQPSGSLYTYQAKLVRDETKTQQLKSSCNATRELVVTKYAVGSLWVTSSKVMSYST
- a CDS encoding Mut7-C RNAse domain-containing protein, with protein sequence MAIAYFYFHGELNHFLPRHYKQVRISHFFEERASIKDMIESLGVPHPEVDFINVNGEYVNFSYIVSDGDIINVYPIYAKSTIIPSISVMPEPLSIIRFVLDIHLGKLATSLRLLGFDTLYRNDYEDEKLAEISYSQARILLTRDKGLLMRSLVTYGYYVRNTNPQQQIVEVLQRYDLFKLVLPFKRCLRCNGLLEPVDKQSIVDKLPETVRSQVDVFQRCQDCDRIYWKGSHYERLQQFIDGVLNSQKGE